DNA from Halorarum salinum:
GAATCCACCCTCCCGGTAGACGTCGAACGCGCCCCGCTCGATGTCGTCTCCGATGATCGCCGCGGTTGCTTCGTCGACGCTCACGAAGTGACAAAGCGGGTGGCCGGGGTACGCGACCGCGCTCTCGAGGACGCCGACGACGAGCCCAGTGGCGGGCGCGCGAACGACCTCGACGTCCTCCTTGAAGTGATCCGAGATCGTGAACAGCGGCTCCCCCTCCTCAACGAGCGGGTGAGGTCCCCACTCGATGTCGACGAGGCCGCCGGTTTCCGCGCGCACCCACGTCTTCTCGCCGTCGCGTGCGACCACTCGCGTCCAGCCGGGCCAGGAGACCGGTCGACCGGGAAGCACCTCGTGTTCAGCCAGCACGCTCGCGACACAGTGTAACGCCCGGTCGAGATGCGCCGTCTGGAACCGGTGGGCGCGGCCCATCTCCACCGTGACCGTCGGAATGCCGTCCCCGCAGGCGACACGCCGGAGCGTCCCGTCCGACCCCTCGCCGTCCAGGATGACGCCCGTTCCGAACGCACGAGCGAGACGTTCGACGGCCGGATCGCGCATGTCCGCGCGGACGTGGTACATGGTCGTCCGGTTGCGCGTCGAGGTGTGGAAGTCGAGGCCGAGATCGCACTTCGAGACGAACTCCTCGTAGATCGTGTTCGCGAGCCGGCCGGCCATCGTCCCCCGTGCGTTCCCGGGGAACGACCGGTTGAGGTCCTCGTCGTAGATGGGGACGTAGCGCTGCTGGGCCAGAAACCCCGGGACGTTCAACACGTGGAGACAGACGAGCGCACCGTTGACGTCGCCGGGCCCATAGCGATCTGCCACCTCCTGAACGATCTTGACGCCGTTCAGTTCGTCGCCGTGAACCGCGGCGGCCAGGAAGATCCGGGGACCGGCGGCGTCGCCGTTGACGACGGTGACGGGGATATCCAGCGCGTCGCCGTGATACGTCTCCCCGGCGTCGAAGCGGAACGTCCGCTTCTCGCCCGGATCGACGGAATGTCCACCGACGGTCACTGGTCCCGAGGTCATGGTACAGATGGGTCAGCTGGGTGGCCCGGTCGGCACCCCTAATCCGCCGGCCGTACCTCCCCCGGCACCGACACGCCCGGGAGGCTCGGCAGGTCGAGGTCGACCCGGCGGAGGAACTGGGCGTTGATGGCGACGATCACCGTGCTGAGCGACATGAGCAGGGCACCGACCGCGGGCGAGAGGAGGATGCCGATGGGGGCGAGGACGCCGGCCGCGAGCGGGATGGCGAACACGTTGTAGCCCGCGGCCCAGACGAGGTTCTCCTGCATCTTGCGGTAACTCGCCTTGCTCAGTTTCACGAGGCGAACGACGTCCATCGGGTTGTTCTGGACGAGGATGATGTCCGCCGACTGGACCGCGACGTCCGTCCCCGACCCGATGGCGATGCCGACGTCCGCGCGCGTCAGCGCCGGCGCGTCGTTGACGCCGTCGCCGACCATCGCCACGAACTTGCCCTGGTTCTGCAGTTCCTGTACCTTCTCGTCCTTGTCCTCGGGCAGGACCTCCGCGAACACCGTATCGATGCCGAGCTCCTCGGCCACGGCGTCGGCCACGTCCTTCGAGTCGCCGGTCAGCATCGCCACCTCGATGCCGAGTTCGTGGAGCCCGTCGACGACCCGATAGCTCTCCTCGCGGATGACGTCCGCGAGCGCGAACGCCGCGACCGGGTCCCCCGCGACGCTCGCGGCCCCGCCGCTCGCACCGCCCGAGGGCTCGCCGCGCTCGCCCTCGCGGACCAGGTAGACGACCGTCCGCGCGTTCTCCCCGGCCCGTTCCGCGAACGCCGTCAGTTCCGGCGGGACGTCGCTGTCGAGCTGCGAGAGGAGGTTCGGTCCGCCGACGTGGACCGTCCGTCCGTCGACGGTCGCGCGGACGCCGCGACCCTTGAGCGCCTCGAAGCCGGTCGCGCTTCGCGCCGCGACGCCCCGCTCGTCGGCCGCCTCGCGGATCGCCCGGGCGATCATGTGCTCGGAGTCGCCCTCGACGGCCGCGGCGAGCGCCAGCGCCTCGTCCTCGTCGACGCCGTCGACGGTCGCCACGTCGACGACGCCCTGTTCGCCCTCCGTGAGCGTCCCCGTCTTGTCGAAGACGATCGTGTCCAGTTCGCGGGCCTCCTCCATGGCGATCCGGTCCCGGATCAGCATCCCGTTCTGCGCGGCGAGCGACGTGTTGATCGCGACGACGAGCGGGATGGCGAGCCCGAGCGCGTGTGGGCAGGCGATCACCAGCACGGTCACGACCCGCTCTACGACCGTGGCGTCGAACGAGACGGCGACGGTCCACGCCACGGCGGTCACGGCAGCCGCGGCCACCGCGACGTAGAACAGCCACCCCGCCGCGCGGTCGGCGAGCATCTGGGTCCGGGACTCGCTCTTCTGGGCCTCCTCGACGAGACGCATGATGCCCGCGAGCGTCGTCTCCTCGCCCGTCGCGCTGATTCGGACGCGGAGGCTGCCGTCGCCGTTGATGGTGCCGCCGATCACCTCGTCGCCCGGGTCCTTCGAGACCGGTCTCGACTCCCCGGTGATCATCGACTCGTTCACGTCCGAGTCCCCCTCCTCGACGACGCCGTCGGCGGGGACGCTCGCACCCGGGCGGACGAGCACCAGGTCGTCCTCCGTGAGGTCGCTCACCGGCACCTCCTCTGTGTCGCCGCTTCCGGTGATGCGCTCGGCGGTGTCCGGGAGCAGTTTCGCCAGTTCGTCGAGCGCGCTCGAGGCCCGGCGGACGCTCCGCATCTCGATCCAGTGGCCGAGCAGCATGACGTCGATGAGCGTCACGAGCTCCCAGAAGAACGCCGACGTCGTCGGGAGGACCACGCTCGCCAGGCTGTAGACGAACGCGACGGTGATGGCCATCGAGATGAGCGTCATCATCCCCGGCGCCCGGTCCCTGAGCTCCGGGACGGCCATCCGGAGGAACGGCACGCCCCCGTACCCGAAGACGACCACCGCGAAAACCGGGTTGATCCACTCGCTTCCGGGGAACACTGGGACCGAGAATCCGAGCCACTCCTGCAGCGTCTCGCTGTAGAGGAGGACCGGAATCGAGAGGAGCGTCGAGACGAAGAAGCGTCGTCGGAACATCTGCTCATGCCCTTCGTGCATACCCCCATGGTCTCCGTGGTCGTGGCTGCCATCTCCATGATCCATGTCGTGCTCGTCGTGCTCTGCAACCTCATGCTCCGCCTCGTCAGCGTCCTCGGCTTCCTCCTCAAGCAGCGACTGTTCTACTCGGGATTCTTCCTCGTTTGGTGAGTGATCGTGTTCGTCCATGGGTGTCTTTATTGAACGGCCATACGGGACCAAGGATGATTGGTGTGTGGGCCATATGCGGAGCCCATTATGCTGATTCTAGCCCATTATGCTGATTCCCTCTGAGTTGGCCATTCTCGCAGGTCTGATTCTATGAGCCCCAGGAGTATTCGCCGGCGCTCGGTCATATCAGCCATCGAGGCGAGATACTCTTCGTCAGAAACGGTCGGGATTCCCACGTCGCGAAGGGTTTCGATCTCAGGTACGGGTGGAGAGCGATCAGCCGGTTCGATGTAGGCACTTCCGACTGTCTCAAGATAGCTCTCGACGCTAGCGCGACCTTCATTCATGAGGATCGCGTTCGGTCGGCTCCGTTCGTCGACGGCGAACTGAAGCAGTGTGAGCGCGTTGTCGAGGACTGCAATGCTTGTCGTCGGCGCTTGCGCTGATCGTCCGCTATAAAAGTAGTGGAGAATGGGGTACGCCTTGTGGTTTGATGTGAGCATATTGAGCTGTGTCGAAACGGTGTTGAGAGGGACTTCGAGCCCCTGAAACGCTTCACCGTCCCAGCTCGTCTGGAGAATCTCGGTGCCCTGCATGCCGAGTCCGCTCACGGTAGTCGCAAACGAGTGCTTCTGTGTGACCGCTCCGAGGACGGACAGGACGTACGTCACACTCAGGGTGATGAAGAGCATCCCGCTCGCGGACGCAAGCGTAGTTACGATCTGCCAGATGCTCCCCTGGGGAATGAAATCGCCGTTCCCCAGGGTGAAAATCGTGTAGCCGGTGTAGTAGACGAGGTCGGACCACGAGATACTCCGTCCGTTGACCGTGTCGAGCAGAGTGTTCTCGGCGCTCGCGAAGAGGAGCGTCCATCCGGCCCAGAGGAGTGCGATCCAGCTTGCGAGGCTCAGGACCAGGATTACTGGTCCTGAGAGCGTAAGGAGCCGGGAATTACGACCGCCGACCCTCCGCAGGACCGACCAGGTCCCCGCCATCAGCCACGACGTAAGCGGTCCGGCACCACCCTCCACCCAGAGCGTCGTCCAGAGGAGGTCTACGATGACGATGACGAGACAGAGGATTCCAAGGACGAGGGAGAAGACGTTCATGCGGTTTCCTCCCCGGGAGTGGACCTACCCTGGTGGTAGGTGTATGAACGGGTGCTTCCGTTTGGTGCCGTGTTCACCCGGCCATGACGGCTCGAGTCCGGTGTTTTCACGCTCTCTTGGTCATTCTCCCGGACGGAAAATGCTCCTCCGTAGGCCACGGCGGGAAGCCGAAGAAGCAACGGCAGGGTAGCCCGAACACGGAAAGG
Protein-coding regions in this window:
- a CDS encoding succinylglutamate desuccinylase/aspartoacylase family protein, with the translated sequence MTSGPVTVGGHSVDPGEKRTFRFDAGETYHGDALDIPVTVVNGDAAGPRIFLAAAVHGDELNGVKIVQEVADRYGPGDVNGALVCLHVLNVPGFLAQQRYVPIYDEDLNRSFPGNARGTMAGRLANTIYEEFVSKCDLGLDFHTSTRNRTTMYHVRADMRDPAVERLARAFGTGVILDGEGSDGTLRRVACGDGIPTVTVEMGRAHRFQTAHLDRALHCVASVLAEHEVLPGRPVSWPGWTRVVARDGEKTWVRAETGGLVDIEWGPHPLVEEGEPLFTISDHFKEDVEVVRAPATGLVVGVLESAVAYPGHPLCHFVSVDEATAAIIGDDIERGAFDVYREGGFQWPEPQWYAEHEYGPGSEGGREPHDTG
- a CDS encoding heavy metal translocating P-type ATPase, with amino-acid sequence MHEGHEQMFRRRFFVSTLLSIPVLLYSETLQEWLGFSVPVFPGSEWINPVFAVVVFGYGGVPFLRMAVPELRDRAPGMMTLISMAITVAFVYSLASVVLPTTSAFFWELVTLIDVMLLGHWIEMRSVRRASSALDELAKLLPDTAERITGSGDTEEVPVSDLTEDDLVLVRPGASVPADGVVEEGDSDVNESMITGESRPVSKDPGDEVIGGTINGDGSLRVRISATGEETTLAGIMRLVEEAQKSESRTQMLADRAAGWLFYVAVAAAAVTAVAWTVAVSFDATVVERVVTVLVIACPHALGLAIPLVVAINTSLAAQNGMLIRDRIAMEEARELDTIVFDKTGTLTEGEQGVVDVATVDGVDEDEALALAAAVEGDSEHMIARAIREAADERGVAARSATGFEALKGRGVRATVDGRTVHVGGPNLLSQLDSDVPPELTAFAERAGENARTVVYLVREGERGEPSGGASGGAASVAGDPVAAFALADVIREESYRVVDGLHELGIEVAMLTGDSKDVADAVAEELGIDTVFAEVLPEDKDEKVQELQNQGKFVAMVGDGVNDAPALTRADVGIAIGSGTDVAVQSADIILVQNNPMDVVRLVKLSKASYRKMQENLVWAAGYNVFAIPLAAGVLAPIGILLSPAVGALLMSLSTVIVAINAQFLRRVDLDLPSLPGVSVPGEVRPAD
- a CDS encoding potassium channel family protein; this encodes MNVFSLVLGILCLVIVIVDLLWTTLWVEGGAGPLTSWLMAGTWSVLRRVGGRNSRLLTLSGPVILVLSLASWIALLWAGWTLLFASAENTLLDTVNGRSISWSDLVYYTGYTIFTLGNGDFIPQGSIWQIVTTLASASGMLFITLSVTYVLSVLGAVTQKHSFATTVSGLGMQGTEILQTSWDGEAFQGLEVPLNTVSTQLNMLTSNHKAYPILHYFYSGRSAQAPTTSIAVLDNALTLLQFAVDERSRPNAILMNEGRASVESYLETVGSAYIEPADRSPPVPEIETLRDVGIPTVSDEEYLASMADMTERRRILLGLIESDLREWPTQRESA